AAGCAAAATCATTAGAAGAACGACGCGCAATGGTCGCGGCTGTAGCGGGTATCACCGATATCGGTTTAGGTGTTGATGCCAAACGCGTAGAACAATTTCGCCGTGAAGGCAAGGTTGTGTATCCACAAGATCTTGATATCCGACCAAGTGACGCCGATCGTTCATTATTGGCGGCAACGAGTATTTCAGAGCTGGTTGAATGGTCTGGCGGTTTATATAACCCTCCGGCTAAATTTAGGAGTTGGTAGTGATAACGCCGTCTAATTAGCATAACTTTGCTCAGGTAATAAACCATCCCTTAGCGGCGAATTTATGCGCCACGATGTTATTACTTGATTGCACAACCGTGACTGATTAATCAACCTATGAGAAATAAGAGGATATTATGGAACGAATCGAATTAAGTTATCCTGCAACTGAAAAGCTAGCTAACAAAGCATTAGCGGGTGTTGTCGGTTCAGGCGATCTTGAGGCAATGTTTGTGCCCCATGATCAAAACACGCTAAGTATTGTTATTAAAACGTCAGTAGATGGCAGTAAATTACTTTGGACGCGCTTTTTTGAGCGTTTAGCATTACTGCAACGTTTACCAATGGGTACACTTGAAATTAATGATTTTTCTGCTACGCCAGGTGTTGCTAAGTTGCGTATTGAACAAGTTTTTGAGGAGGCTAAGCATGCAAAATAATGGTAGCTTTATTGAGCTCAGCGCTCGTAAACGGGCATTAAATCTTTTAGATGCCGGAACGTTTCGTGAATTATTAGGCCCATTTGAAAAAATCACCTCACCGTGGCTTGAAAAGCAGGGCATTGTCCCCGAATTTGACGATGGTATGGTTATCGCTAAGGGCGCCATTGATGGTAAGCCAAGCGTTGTGGTTGCCATTGAAGGTGTGTTCCAAGGTGGCAGTATGGGGGAAGTTTCTGGCGCCAAAATGGCAGCTGCGTTAGAACTTGCCGCCGAAGATTGTCGTCAAGGTAAGTTAACTCAAGCCGTTGTACTACTGGAAACCGGTGGTGTTCGTCTACAGGAAGCCAATTTAGGGCTAGCGGCGATTGCCGATATTCATGCCGCAATTGCCGATTTACGCCGTTATGTTCCCGTTGTTGGGATTAGCGCCGGAACAGTTGGGTGTTTTGGTGGGATGTCGATTGCTGCTGGATTATGTAGTTATCTAATTGCAACTCGTGAGGCGCGTTTAGGCTTAAATGGCCCACAGGTCATTGAACAAGAAGCGGGTATTGAAGAGTATAACTCACGTAACCGTCCTTTTATTTGGAGTATGACTGGGGGCGAAGTTCGTTATCAAACTGGATTTGTCGATGAACTGGTCAGTGATTCAATTGAGCAAGTAAAACAAGCCATGAAAAGCTGCCTAAATAAAGGCGTACCAGCAACATTTCGTTCAGAGCAGTATGACTATTATTTGCATAAATTGACGTCCGTTGATACGCAAAATCAAGTTGATGGCGAATCGGCTAAAAAGCTATTTGTTAGAGGAGATAATCAATGAGTAAAACAGCATTGAGTCGTGGAGATTATTGGTTTTCATTGCTAACTGAAAAAGCGACATTATGTCCAAATCTATGCGCCTCAGTTAAAGCCGCAGATGGCGAAATAGAGGGGAAATTAGCGCGTTTTATTGCGGTGGTACCTGATGCTAATAACGCTTATCCTCGGGCAAGACAAGGTGAAGTTGGACTACTGGAAGGCTGGACACTCGCTAAAGTTGTTCGCGAAGTCATCGAGCAAGATAAAACTAAACACGATAAACGAGTTATCGTGGCGATTATTGATGTTGCAAGTCAAGCCTATGGTCGTCGGGAAGAAGCGTTTGCTATTCATCAAGCGTTAGCTGGGGCAGCGAGTGCCTATGCCGATGCACGTTTAGCGGGTCATCCGGTTATTGGTTTGATCGTTGGTAAAGCGATGTCGGGTGCTTTTTTAGCTCACGGCTATCAAGCTAACCGTTTAATTGCCTTCGATGATGCCAAAGTAATGATCCATGCGATGGGGAAAGAGGCCGCGGCGCGCATTACTTTACGTAGTGTGGATGCATTAGAAAAACTTGCTGCAACTATTCCACCAATGGCATATGACATTGAAAATTATAATAAATTAGGTTTGTTATATAAATTATTAAAAATTGGCAATGTTGAACAACCCGATACTAATGAAGTTGAATTAGTCAAAGCAACAATTGGCAATGCAATTAAAGAAGTATTAAACGATGGTGTCTATCTACAAAATCGTTTACATGCCCAAGATCGTCATGCCTCTTTACTTGTTAGAGAACGCATGCGCGCTGAGTGGTAATTTTTTGCTGTGATCCGTTTAAGTTAACTACTCGTAATACCCGTTAACTTCAATACTATCATTATTATTTTAATAGACGATATCATCGTCAATATGAGGTTCCGATATGGCTTATGTCATTATTAAGGCGCTAGCGCCAATCTTTATTATTATGTTACTTGGCTTTTTTGCCGGTAAGCGTGGCATGGTTGATAATAAAAATGTCTCACTCTTAAATATTTTTGTAATGGATTTTGCTCTACCTGCTGCGCTATTTAGTGCAACAGTGCAAACGCCATGGGCAGGTATTGTAGGGCAGTGGTATTTAATTGTGGTGCTGGCGGTGGGGATGTGGATTACGTTTGCTGCAATCTACTTTACCTGTACTAAAGTATTTAATAAATCTGCTAAAGAATCTGCAGTATTGACCCTTACGGTTGCCTTACCTAACTATGCGGCCTTAGGTTTGCCTATTTTAGGGAGTGTGGTGGGTGAAAATACCGCTGTTTCATTATCCGTTGCTATTTCTATCGCCTGCGGCTCTGTACTACTAACGCCGATTTGTTTATTAATTTTAGAGCGAGAAAAAGCCCATGAAAATGGTACTGCAACGGGTTCATCACTATCAATGTTACCTATTCTACTTTGGCGCGCAGTGACTAAACCGATCGTTTGGGGACCATTACTTGGTGTTGTTTTATCGGCAATTGGCATTAAAATGCCTGAAATTGTATTAATCGCGATTAAACCATTAGGTTTAGCGGCAACAGCATCAGCACTATTTTTAACTGGTTTAATCCTATCTGCGCGTAAATTGAAACTTAATTTTGCGGTCTCTTTATCGTGCATTACCAAACTATTAATCCAACCATTTTTAGCCTGGGGGATCGTTTTAGTATTAGGTTTACATGGTAGTTTAGCGATTACCGCTATCCTAATGCTTGCACTTTCTGCTGGTTTTTTTGGTGTGGTATTTGGCAATCGCTTCGGGGTGCAGTCAGCTGATGCAGAAGCGACGTTATTGATTAGTTCTATTCTGTGTATTGTTACATTGCCATTATTTATTACATTAACATCTGGTCTATAAATAATAGGGGACTGGGGTGAATATCAATGCACATGATTTGCTTTGGATAAGCCGAGACGATGCCTTGGTTATTGATGGGGATTTGCCCGAATGGTTTATTCAGCAAGATATCACCTTAGATCCCGTTGTTGTCCGTCGTGAGGCGTTGCCAGTTGATTGGATCCCGATTGGGATCCGAGGCATTACTCGCTCGCAGCGCCTAGCGGCAAAAGTTCGTTATGCTGATATTACTAAGCGTATTACACCCGAAGAGGTCATCCGCGATTATCAGCATAATATTAAGCGTTCATCATTCGCTGCACTTGATGCTTTGCAATGTTTAATCGATATAAACATGGCATGGCAATGGGGCGTTACTGGCAGTACGGCATATCAATTAGTGACTGATAGGATAGTGATGAATGAACAGAGCGATTTAGATTTACTATTTCGTTGTCCTTGTGCAAAAAATCGAGATAGTTTTATCCAGTTATCCGAGCTATTGAGCTCGTTACCTTGCAAAATTGATGCACAAATAGAGACGCCGCAAGGTGCGTTTGCATTAAAGGAGTATGTTAGAGACAATAATGTCATGTTAAAGACGCCATATGGCCCTATTATGACGAAAAATCCTTGGGCGATATCGAGGAAAATATAATGAAAATATTATTTACATTCCCAGGACAAGGTACGCAAACAGTCGGTATGTTACACCATTTACCGCAAACCCAATTAACTACTCGGTTGTTAACTCAAGCCAATCAAGCACTAAATGAAGATGTGCTGTTATTAGATAGCAATCAGGCGTTACAAAAAACACGAGCGGTGCAGCTGTGTGATTTGATTGTTGGTGTCGTGTATGCCTCTTTACTGCAAGCTGAAGGCGTGGTGGCCGATATGGTTAGTGGACTGTCGATCGGTGCCTTTCCTGCTGCTGTTGTTGCTGGTGCGCTTAGCTTTACTGATGCGGTAAAATTAGTCTCATTACGAGGATCGTTGATGGAAGACGCTTACCCAACTGACTACGGTATGACGTCAATTCAAGGGTTATTTGCCCCCCAAGTTGAAAAGATTGTTAATAGCGTAAATAGTGATACACAACCCGTGTATTTAGCTAATTTTAATGATGAAAAGCAGTTTGTTATTTCGGGTAGTGAGCCTGCAATGCAAAAGGTTGCTCAGCTTGCATTAGCGCAAGGAGCGGCAAAAGTGACAAAGTTAGCGGTGAGCGTTCCTTCTCATTGTCAATTATTAACCGATCCGGCGAATCAGTTACACCACGCGATTAAGCGCGTTGAATTTAAAAGGCCAACACTGCGTTATTTGAGTGGTAGCACTGCACGGGTTATTAGCGAGCCGAATAAAATTGCTGATGATTTAGCCTTTAATATGTGCCGCCCTGTTCATTGGTATGATGCAATGGTTGCCGCAAACGAACGTGCAATTAAGCTGGCAATTGAAATGCCACCGGGCGCGGTTTTAACTGGGTTAACTAAAAAAGCATTAGATGGCGGGGAAGCGGTATCTGTTTGTAAAAATGGCATCTCTTCCGTTGTTGCTCTCGCTCGGGTGTTACAAAAAAGTGAAGATTATTGCTAGCTTTTTTTCATGCTGGCATGGTTAATTGTGTACATACGGCTTGAGGCCAGTAGCGATAAAAGATTGGGGTCATGCTCTCTATTTTTAGCAAAAACTAAACCAATGGTTTGAATGACAGGGTTTTTTTGCTCAATTCGGACCATTTTTAGTTTGTCTTGATAGAAGGTTTTCATTCTGCCAGGTAATAAACTATAACCCATACCGCCACAAACCAAGTTAATGAGTGAAAAAATATCATTGACGTATATGGTGATATTGGGGGTATAGTCAACGTTTGCAAAGGCTTGTTGGAAACTATGATAAGTGGCAAATCCTTTATTTAAGCCAACAAAGCTTTTCCCCTTTAAATCATTTAGGTTAACTGTTGATTGGTTTAATAATGGGCTATCAATTGGACCTGCGATAAAGAGCTCATCACTAAAAATGGGGAGATGTTCAAATTGGTTATGATCAATTTTATCTTGAGTGATCTCAATGAAAATAGCATCAAGTTCGTTGTTTTCTAGGCTGGCTAACAGTGCGTGGTTTGATCCCATGCTGAGATCAATTTCCGTATTGGGTTTGCGCAGTTTAAAGTCCATAATCAGCTCAGGCAAAATATCCGCGGTGAGTGAGTAAAGGGCACCGATTTTCAATTTTCGTTGATCAATGCCAGCGGCTAAACGAGTTTGGTTAATGGCTTCATCGGCTAGCTCTAAAATGCGCTCAGCGTACTCTTTAAATTTATAAGCAGAAATAATCGGCTCTAAATTTCGTCCTTTATGACTAAATAAAGGACAATTCATTTCTTCTTCTAGTGAGTGCAAGGCTCGATGAACACTAACGCTACTTAAATCTAGCTCTTCCGCGGCTAAACTAATATTGCCCTTCGACATAAATACAAGGAAGATTTGTAATTTTTTTAAAGTAATATTATTGTGTTTCATCGCGTTATTAAGCCAGCTCTATTTTACTATATCTTGGGTATACCTTTGTTTATGTTGCTAATAATAGCCTATGGCCTTTATTAACACAACTCCCGCTAGTAGACATAAAAGCACTTGCACATATTTAGCGAGCTTATTAGACTAGGCTATTTTTAGTGTATCTATTTCTATTAAGAGTATTTGATTGATTATGCAGCTATCCGATTTTGCCTTTGAATTACCCGATGAGTTAATTGCACGTTACCCTACCCAAGTTCGCAGTCAGTGTAAGCTGTTGGGATTAGATGGCAATACTGGCGAGATAACGTCAGGTATGTTTACTGACGTGCTACAAAAATTAAATCCGGGTGATTTGTTAGTATTTAATAATACCCGCGTGATCCCTGCACGATTGTATGGACAAAAAGCCTCTGGCGGTAAAGTCGAGATGCTTATTGAGCGCATTTTGGATAATAATCGCGTTCTTGCTCATGTAAAATCCTCCAAGGCGCCTAAAGAAGGGACAACGCTTTTATTAGGTGAGCAGAGCGATGTTGCTGTCGTGATGTTAGCTCGGCATGAGAGCTTGTTTGAGTTGCAGTTTCCAAGTGATGTATTAACTATTCTTGATAAGATTGGTCATATTCCTCTTCCTCCTTATATTGATAGACCTGATGAAGAACAAGACAGAGAAGTCTACCAGACGGTTTATAATAAAGTTCCTGGCGCAGTTGCCGCACCAACGGCAGGGCTACATTTCGATCAGCCACTGCTTGATGCTTTAAAGCAAAAAGGTATTGAGTTTGCTTTTGTTACTTTGCATGTCGGAGCGGGGACATTCCAACCTGTACGCGTTGATACCATTGAAAATCATGTTATGCATGCAGAGTATGCCCAAGTGTCGCAAGATGTCGTTGATGCCGTGCAAGCTTGTAAAGCGCGTGGTAATCGGGTCGTGGCGGTCGGCACGACATCGGTCAGAGCATTAGAAAGTGCAGCACAACAACGCGGGACAATTGAACCATTTTTTGCTGATACACGGATTTTTATTTACCCTGGCTATCAGTTTAAGGTA
The genomic region above belongs to Orbaceae bacterium lpD02 and contains:
- the mdcC gene encoding malonate decarboxylase acyl carrier protein; translated protein: MERIELSYPATEKLANKALAGVVGSGDLEAMFVPHDQNTLSIVIKTSVDGSKLLWTRFFERLALLQRLPMGTLEINDFSATPGVAKLRIEQVFEEAKHAK
- a CDS encoding biotin-independent malonate decarboxylase subunit beta, with product MQNNGSFIELSARKRALNLLDAGTFRELLGPFEKITSPWLEKQGIVPEFDDGMVIAKGAIDGKPSVVVAIEGVFQGGSMGEVSGAKMAAALELAAEDCRQGKLTQAVVLLETGGVRLQEANLGLAAIADIHAAIADLRRYVPVVGISAGTVGCFGGMSIAAGLCSYLIATREARLGLNGPQVIEQEAGIEEYNSRNRPFIWSMTGGEVRYQTGFVDELVSDSIEQVKQAMKSCLNKGVPATFRSEQYDYYLHKLTSVDTQNQVDGESAKKLFVRGDNQ
- the mdcE gene encoding biotin-independent malonate decarboxylase subunit gamma codes for the protein MSKTALSRGDYWFSLLTEKATLCPNLCASVKAADGEIEGKLARFIAVVPDANNAYPRARQGEVGLLEGWTLAKVVREVIEQDKTKHDKRVIVAIIDVASQAYGRREEAFAIHQALAGAASAYADARLAGHPVIGLIVGKAMSGAFLAHGYQANRLIAFDDAKVMIHAMGKEAAARITLRSVDALEKLAATIPPMAYDIENYNKLGLLYKLLKIGNVEQPDTNEVELVKATIGNAIKEVLNDGVYLQNRLHAQDRHASLLVRERMRAEW
- a CDS encoding AEC family transporter, encoding MAYVIIKALAPIFIIMLLGFFAGKRGMVDNKNVSLLNIFVMDFALPAALFSATVQTPWAGIVGQWYLIVVLAVGMWITFAAIYFTCTKVFNKSAKESAVLTLTVALPNYAALGLPILGSVVGENTAVSLSVAISIACGSVLLTPICLLILEREKAHENGTATGSSLSMLPILLWRAVTKPIVWGPLLGVVLSAIGIKMPEIVLIAIKPLGLAATASALFLTGLILSARKLKLNFAVSLSCITKLLIQPFLAWGIVLVLGLHGSLAITAILMLALSAGFFGVVFGNRFGVQSADAEATLLISSILCIVTLPLFITLTSGL
- a CDS encoding malonate decarboxylase holo-ACP synthase, with amino-acid sequence MNINAHDLLWISRDDALVIDGDLPEWFIQQDITLDPVVVRREALPVDWIPIGIRGITRSQRLAAKVRYADITKRITPEEVIRDYQHNIKRSSFAALDALQCLIDINMAWQWGVTGSTAYQLVTDRIVMNEQSDLDLLFRCPCAKNRDSFIQLSELLSSLPCKIDAQIETPQGAFALKEYVRDNNVMLKTPYGPIMTKNPWAISRKI
- the mdcH gene encoding malonate decarboxylase subunit epsilon, which codes for MKILFTFPGQGTQTVGMLHHLPQTQLTTRLLTQANQALNEDVLLLDSNQALQKTRAVQLCDLIVGVVYASLLQAEGVVADMVSGLSIGAFPAAVVAGALSFTDAVKLVSLRGSLMEDAYPTDYGMTSIQGLFAPQVEKIVNSVNSDTQPVYLANFNDEKQFVISGSEPAMQKVAQLALAQGAAKVTKLAVSVPSHCQLLTDPANQLHHAIKRVEFKRPTLRYLSGSTARVISEPNKIADDLAFNMCRPVHWYDAMVAANERAIKLAIEMPPGAVLTGLTKKALDGGEAVSVCKNGISSVVALARVLQKSEDYC
- a CDS encoding LysR family transcriptional regulator, with product MKHNNITLKKLQIFLVFMSKGNISLAAEELDLSSVSVHRALHSLEEEMNCPLFSHKGRNLEPIISAYKFKEYAERILELADEAINQTRLAAGIDQRKLKIGALYSLTADILPELIMDFKLRKPNTEIDLSMGSNHALLASLENNELDAIFIEITQDKIDHNQFEHLPIFSDELFIAGPIDSPLLNQSTVNLNDLKGKSFVGLNKGFATYHSFQQAFANVDYTPNITIYVNDIFSLINLVCGGMGYSLLPGRMKTFYQDKLKMVRIEQKNPVIQTIGLVFAKNREHDPNLLSLLASSRMYTINHASMKKS
- the queA gene encoding tRNA preQ1(34) S-adenosylmethionine ribosyltransferase-isomerase QueA: MQLSDFAFELPDELIARYPTQVRSQCKLLGLDGNTGEITSGMFTDVLQKLNPGDLLVFNNTRVIPARLYGQKASGGKVEMLIERILDNNRVLAHVKSSKAPKEGTTLLLGEQSDVAVVMLARHESLFELQFPSDVLTILDKIGHIPLPPYIDRPDEEQDREVYQTVYNKVPGAVAAPTAGLHFDQPLLDALKQKGIEFAFVTLHVGAGTFQPVRVDTIENHVMHAEYAQVSQDVVDAVQACKARGNRVVAVGTTSVRALESAAQQRGTIEPFFADTRIFIYPGYQFKVIDVLITNFHLPESTLIMLVSAFAGYEHVMNAYHFAVQHQLRFFSYGDAMFITRQY